From the genome of Spodoptera frugiperda isolate SF20-4 chromosome 23, AGI-APGP_CSIRO_Sfru_2.0, whole genome shotgun sequence, one region includes:
- the LOC126912172 gene encoding ester hydrolase C11orf54 homolog isoform X2, with product MTSVDYSKVPIKEKPLFQPPLQEIADVLSVGLTSTFETVSVSVADTPDLTQSPYNLITPGLTGNAKLVEIGGPPYLLPLVQRDKVYDLAALARHFNSDPALLAGAGAGPWPHIGVNCEGIINLSIHNGSVEQGTRIVSVEPVGAAKGTSGYLQRRLPNTETRTALLGNYLFSEGKPGKVIKVVAKKRIGPSNFITAIRETLKNHYGDDKIVGLGGLFMLRAGKVKFHVMPDFSSSALCTDADVDNWLHFFEMRAPITHVGTLVTGDHGLDLRVQHFHGFSEHGDGGHYHYDTTPDDVHYEGYFALAASIIRVDAPEETHAVGRD from the exons ATGACGTCGGTCGACTACAGTAAGGTTCCCATCAAGGAGAAGCCTTTATTCCAGCCTCCGCTACAGGAGATCGCGGATG TGCTGTCCGTGGGGTTGACCAGCACGTTCGAGACAGTCAGCGTGTCAGTAGCCGACACTCCAGACCTCACCCAGTCGCCGTACAACCTCATTACACCAG GTCTGACGGGCAATGCCAAGCTCGTGGAGATCGGTGGCCCGCCATACTTGTTGCCGCTGGTGCAGCGCGACAAGGTATACGACCTGGCGGCACTCGCGCGACACTTCAACAGCGACcccgcgctgctggccggcgCAGGCGCAGGGCCCTGGCCACACATCGGAGTCAACTGCGAG gGTATCATAAATTTGAGCATCCACAACGGTTCCGTAGAGCAAGGTACTCGCATCGTGTCTGTAGAACCAGTGGGGGCGGCCAAGGGCACGAGCGGCTACCTGCAGCGGCGGCTGCCCAACACAGAGACTAGGACCGCGCTGCTGGGGAACTATTTATTCAGTGAGGGAAAGCCGGGCAAG GTAATTAAAGTAGTAGCAAAGAAACGCATCGGGCCATCCAACTTCATTACCGCCATCAGGGAGACGCTCAAAAACCACTATGGTGATGATAAAATTGTCG GTCTGGGTGGCTTGTTCATGCTTCGCGCTGGCAAGGTGAAGTTCCACGTGATGCCTGACTTCTCCAGCAGTGCGCTGTGCACGGACGCTGACGTGGACAACTGGCTGCACTTCTTCGAGATGCGCGCGCCCATCACACACGTCGGCACTCTCGTCACGGGAGACCAT GGCCTGGACCTCCGCGTGCAGCACTTCCACGGGTTCAGTGAGCACGGCGACGGCGGCCACTACCACTACGACACCACGCCCGACGACGTGCACTACGAGGGATACTTCGCGCTCGCGGCATCCATCATACGCGTGGACGCGCCCGAGGAGACCCACGCAGTGGGCCGAGACTAA
- the LOC126912172 gene encoding ester hydrolase C11orf54 homolog isoform X1 codes for MQSHTLLTCVFVVAVNAATLNTPSMTSVDYSKVPIKEKPLFQPPLQEIADVLSVGLTSTFETVSVSVADTPDLTQSPYNLITPGLTGNAKLVEIGGPPYLLPLVQRDKVYDLAALARHFNSDPALLAGAGAGPWPHIGVNCEGIINLSIHNGSVEQGTRIVSVEPVGAAKGTSGYLQRRLPNTETRTALLGNYLFSEGKPGKVIKVVAKKRIGPSNFITAIRETLKNHYGDDKIVGLGGLFMLRAGKVKFHVMPDFSSSALCTDADVDNWLHFFEMRAPITHVGTLVTGDHGLDLRVQHFHGFSEHGDGGHYHYDTTPDDVHYEGYFALAASIIRVDAPEETHAVGRD; via the exons ATGCAGTCACACACATTGTTGACGTGCGTGTTTGTTGTGGCGGTGAACGCGGCGACCTTGAACACGCCGAG CATGACGTCGGTCGACTACAGTAAGGTTCCCATCAAGGAGAAGCCTTTATTCCAGCCTCCGCTACAGGAGATCGCGGATG TGCTGTCCGTGGGGTTGACCAGCACGTTCGAGACAGTCAGCGTGTCAGTAGCCGACACTCCAGACCTCACCCAGTCGCCGTACAACCTCATTACACCAG GTCTGACGGGCAATGCCAAGCTCGTGGAGATCGGTGGCCCGCCATACTTGTTGCCGCTGGTGCAGCGCGACAAGGTATACGACCTGGCGGCACTCGCGCGACACTTCAACAGCGACcccgcgctgctggccggcgCAGGCGCAGGGCCCTGGCCACACATCGGAGTCAACTGCGAG gGTATCATAAATTTGAGCATCCACAACGGTTCCGTAGAGCAAGGTACTCGCATCGTGTCTGTAGAACCAGTGGGGGCGGCCAAGGGCACGAGCGGCTACCTGCAGCGGCGGCTGCCCAACACAGAGACTAGGACCGCGCTGCTGGGGAACTATTTATTCAGTGAGGGAAAGCCGGGCAAG GTAATTAAAGTAGTAGCAAAGAAACGCATCGGGCCATCCAACTTCATTACCGCCATCAGGGAGACGCTCAAAAACCACTATGGTGATGATAAAATTGTCG GTCTGGGTGGCTTGTTCATGCTTCGCGCTGGCAAGGTGAAGTTCCACGTGATGCCTGACTTCTCCAGCAGTGCGCTGTGCACGGACGCTGACGTGGACAACTGGCTGCACTTCTTCGAGATGCGCGCGCCCATCACACACGTCGGCACTCTCGTCACGGGAGACCAT GGCCTGGACCTCCGCGTGCAGCACTTCCACGGGTTCAGTGAGCACGGCGACGGCGGCCACTACCACTACGACACCACGCCCGACGACGTGCACTACGAGGGATACTTCGCGCTCGCGGCATCCATCATACGCGTGGACGCGCCCGAGGAGACCCACGCAGTGGGCCGAGACTAA